The Kineococcus radiotolerans SRS30216 = ATCC BAA-149 genomic interval AGCTCGCCGAGGTCCTCGTGGACCGGGTCGCGCTGGTGACCTACGACCCCGCCGACGTGGGGCGGCGGGCCGCGGGGCTGCTCACCGCGCGGCTGGCGGGGGAGACCTCCGCCCCCCGCCGCGTCACCGTCCCGGTCGACCTCGCCGAGTTCGGCACCTGAGGCGGGTTCGGCGCCCGGGGCGGCCGCTCAGCCGACGTGGAGGAGCTCCACCCCGGCCAGGGCGACGCCGGCGACCAGGGCCCAGGAGCTGAGCCCGAGGACGAGCGAGCGCCCGCCCGTGCGGACCAGGTGCGGCACGTCGATGCCGGTGCCGAGGGCGAAGAGGGCGGCCACGAGGAGGACCGACTGGACCTCCTGGGCCCCGTCCAGCACCCCGGCGGGCAGCAGCCCGGTGGCGCGGACGACGACGGCGGCGACGAAGGCCGCGACGAAGAACGGCAGCACCGGCGGGCGCTGCGCGGTGCCGGTGCCGACGGTGCGGCGCCGACGCAGCGCGACGAGCGCCACCAGCGGGGCCAGCAGCAGGACCCGCGACAGCTTGACCACCACGACCGTCGCCAGCGCCCCCGGCACCCGGTCGCCGGTGGCGACGGCCTGCCCGACGTCGTGGACGCTGGCCCCGGCCCAGGCGCCGAACTGCTGCGCGTCCAGCCCGAGCGGCCCCCGCAGCAGGGGCAGCAGGACGATGGCCAGCGTCCCGCAGAGGGTGACCAGGGCGATGGCGGTCGTCGTGTCCTCGTCGTCGGCGTCGGTGGCCGGGCGCACCGCGGCGATGGCGGAGGCCCCGCAGATGGAGAACCCGGTCGCCACCAGCAGGGAGCGGGCGGGGGGCAGGCCGAGGGCGCGGCCGATGAGCTGGGTGCCGAGGAACGTCACGACGACGACGACGAGGACGAGGGCGATCCCGCCGAACCCCAGGGCGGCGACGCCGGCCAGCGGCAGCTGCAGCCCCAGCAGCACCACGGCGATCCGCAGCAGGCGCTTGGCGGCGAAGCCCGTCGCCGGTCTCCAGGAGGCCCGGAACGTCCCCGTGCTGCGCAGCACCGCGCCCAGGGCGACGGCGACGGTGGAGGCGGTCAGGGCGGAGGTCAGGCCCTCCACCGCGAACGCGGCGGCGGTGGCGACGGCGACGACGAGGAGGCCGGGCAGCAGGGGCCGGAGGACCCC includes:
- a CDS encoding YeiH family protein yields the protein MLRVPPRPAGVLRPLLPGLLVVAVATAAAFAVEGLTSALTASTVAVALGAVLRSTGTFRASWRPATGFAAKRLLRIAVVLLGLQLPLAGVAALGFGGIALVLVVVVVTFLGTQLIGRALGLPPARSLLVATGFSICGASAIAAVRPATDADDEDTTTAIALVTLCGTLAIVLLPLLRGPLGLDAQQFGAWAGASVHDVGQAVATGDRVPGALATVVVVKLSRVLLLAPLVALVALRRRRTVGTGTAQRPPVLPFFVAAFVAAVVVRATGLLPAGVLDGAQEVQSVLLVAALFALGTGIDVPHLVRTGGRSLVLGLSSWALVAGVALAGVELLHVG